The Panicum virgatum strain AP13 chromosome 3N, P.virgatum_v5, whole genome shotgun sequence genome includes the window CACTGAAGGATTATTGTCGGTACCTCtagactagggtaccccctcttgttgTGTCTAGGCGagagcctcgtagttatccttgactacgcgctgacggactgagcagccggacccccgcGGTCCGGCGCCCTTCTCACCCGGTCAGCGGCCCCAGACCCATTCCTTGctagggaagggtccggtggcgccgcgtgtcccggagaagggagcgctcagccaaaacagccagGGGcaccggacctcccacggggtcccggacccccatatactatccggacctctcagcggggagggaacagacaccccccTGGGGCAGGtcccgagccgccacgtgtccgcaggcgcaggcacgtgcgcggccgcgaagcttcctcgggaagactcgcccacctaccacattcaatacgggagacgtaagtgcgctctgccacagcagagtcCGAGGCGACTTTTGCCAGACTGCACTGTTGATCGCGCATTACCAAggcacacagtgcagccgctggtgccgcccacgccacgcatATCAGTTTGCtatgccagttggacacgacggctcgccttcgcccatcatgacgcctacgcagtagacccaacagtctacgccgcaacctacactacctcaaacgggcgcctcgccgacggcactcctcggtcagagagtccacagggcgatgaagcatatccgggaagagattctcaaccactgtagcatcattaatgccttctgcgcagtatactatacatccgcgttggacccacctgtcggggtctcaACGCCTGTGTGCGCGTCCTCTTaggctataaaagggagacgcccgttagagaaaggTCAAGGCCGAAGAAGTCCCGGCAGAGGCCAGTACCTAGGGATGAAAGTGGTAATCTGAACTGttagaataaatttaatattttaaaatagatatgtataAAATTTGATGGTGATCATtacttatattatcaagcatattattacaaataagaataaaattttgcataaattactttatgcattatttgctccctacaacaaaaaaaaggtgaaaaaaataccgaatttgtttccgaatccataccgaattttatatctatcatttgagaaaatataggatgaatttaaggtttaccttttatgaatctttacaagctcaacgctcaaaacaagaatacaaatttgtatacaagattctatatcctatttattcgcaatcaaagaaaaacgaccaaaaaactgattaccgaataattaccgtttccgaccgttttcatccctaccaGTACCCAGCGTGGGCAGATGATAGATTCATTCATATGTaagagcaatacaactcacagtggatgtagggtattacgccccggcagcccgaaccactctaaatcctcgagtgttcttgtgttctcgCTCCCTAGGTAGACCTACCGAATCGCTTAgcgcttccccgagtactcaccctctgggattaggcgggtgcactacgccacccggctgtgggtctcCACAAACCACAACAATTATGTTTGTAGAATTATCAGCACTGTCATGTAGGTTCCTCAAAAGTGTGTTCTACTGATGTTCTTGGTAACAAAAATCAGTAGGACACCTCAAAAGACAAGagctttgcaacttgatattaTAAAGAACTAACATTAGAGACTAATAATTCTATCAATGAAAAGCTTAGATCAGCTCAATTTACCACCGTTCCCTTGGTCTACCATCAGGAAATACAGGAACAGCTGCCCTGCCATTTGCTGAACCATCAGCATTTTTCATAGTAACCTTGACTTCTTGTGGACTTGAGTCGTCGTCTGCAAAGTCTGGCGGCGCGTCATCATTCTCACCAAACCAACCATCACCCCATTGGTAGTCAGCATCCGATTTTCCACCAGAAAGTTCACTGATCAAATCTTCCATATCAGACAGTCCCTCATCTTCATCATATTCTTCATCACTTCTTTCATTTGACAATTGTGCTGCTCCATTGGCTCCCTCGGCTTCCTCACTGGTCCAAGCCCCACCTCTTCTAGGAAAGCGCGGGACAGCAACGAGAGCCCTCATTTTCTCCTTAAGCAGCACCAGCATGTTCTTCTCAACCAGCTGTGAGTCCTTGTATGCTTCGCGGAGGAAGACTGAGTCCCTATCCCCTTTGAATGATACATAAAACATGTCTGGGTGACGAATGATCATGCCCCGCAGGGATTGCGAGAACCGGAACTCCTCCCTGAAGTGCGTCAGGTGATCCACCAATGTGCGCTTCTCAACTGTTAAGCTAAGAATCTCGTGAACCACTCCACAAGCATGCTTCTCCTTCTCAGCCGACCCAGAACGCAGGTGTGAGAAGTCAGCATATGGTGAAATATATGGCATTTCATTGAATTGCGCAATCCTGCGTGACTCTCCCCGCGTCAATTTCAGCCCCTTCGGCAGCTTCACTCGGTTGAATTTTAGTGGCCTCTCAATTATCAAATTCCTCTCCTCAGCTGCCCGTGTCCGATTCTCCTCCTCTGCGAGCTCCGCCGCAGACACCACCAGCTCGGGGTCCCAATGGGTGAGCTCCAGCCCCGGCCCTCGGTCCATCCGAACGATACGGAAGTACTGCGGGTACCTGAGGCAGATGGTGTCGCGGAACTCCGGCGGGAGGCCGAGGTCGTGCTTGAGGTGCGCGATCTTCTCGATGAGGATGCGCTTCTCCTGCGACATCATGAGCAGCTTGCGGAGCTTGGTGACGGCGAGGCCCTCGGACTCGTTCTTGAGCTGGAGCTCGTCGAGGTAGAGCCGCTCGGCGGCGGGGGTGAGGCGGAACTTGAGGGAGTAGACGCCCTCCTCGACGACCTCGAAGACACCCGGGAATTTCTTGAGGAGCGCGATGAGGCGGCGCTTGCGGGTGAGGCCGAGGTCGCGGCGGAAGCGGCCGAGGTCGCGGAGGCTCATCACGCGGTCGGGCTGCGCGACGAGGATGTTGCGGAGCTTGAGCACCAGCTTGAGCTTCTTGTCCCTCTGGATCACGTTGTCGAAGGGGACCTCCTTGCGGCGCTTCACGGCGGcctgcgccaccaccaccgccggtcgCGGGCGAAGGCGCAtcgggaacggcggcggcgcgcgcgggtggAGCGGGAGCGAGGCCCCGAGGAAGAGGGACTTGGGTACCGCCGCAGCCGGGTggagggcggccggcgcggagggGAAGGGGAGCAGGAGCTTGGCGTCCATTTCCGCCGCGGGGGTTTCCTTGCTTGCCCGCTCGCTCACCCTCGCCGCACCGGGAGTGGTAGGGATAAACCTCTGTACCAACCCCTTGACGGGTTGGA containing:
- the LOC120664581 gene encoding protein WHAT'S THIS FACTOR 1, chloroplastic encodes the protein MDAKLLLPFPSAPAALHPAAAVPKSLFLGASLPLHPRAPPPFPMRLRPRPAVVVAQAAVKRRKEVPFDNVIQRDKKLKLVLKLRNILVAQPDRVMSLRDLGRFRRDLGLTRKRRLIALLKKFPGVFEVVEEGVYSLKFRLTPAAERLYLDELQLKNESEGLAVTKLRKLLMMSQEKRILIEKIAHLKHDLGLPPEFRDTICLRYPQYFRIVRMDRGPGLELTHWDPELVVSAAELAEEENRTRAAEERNLIIERPLKFNRVKLPKGLKLTRGESRRIAQFNEMPYISPYADFSHLRSGSAEKEKHACGVVHEILSLTVEKRTLVDHLTHFREEFRFSQSLRGMIIRHPDMFYVSFKGDRDSVFLREAYKDSQLVEKNMLVLLKEKMRALVAVPRFPRRGGAWTSEEAEGANGAAQLSNERSDEEYDEDEGLSDMEDLISELSGGKSDADYQWGDGWFGENDDAPPDFADDDSSPQEVKVTMKNADGSANGRAAVPVFPDGRPRERW